One part of the Thermoplasmata archaeon genome encodes these proteins:
- a CDS encoding RimK family alpha-L-glutamate ligase, protein MKIGVISKKAAYWSTKALLAAIRDAGHEATYVKTDEVRLIVAGEDDATYNGASLRRQDVLIPRIGRSMTDFGKMLLRQLELMGVRTTLASDGLITARNKFLALQSLRQADIPIPRSILLASRPNLMEAAQLVHYPAILKILSGTQGIGVMRVKSIEETASIVDTLKFFGEVMCLQEYIPNPGVDIRALVVGDRVVGSMKRVAPHYEWRANIHLGAKGIAMDLDDRAKEVAVRASKAVGLEISGVDMIFRGDTPYVLEVNASPGFRGLLEATGINAAEAMVEYAVGKAKAGSPKRP, encoded by the coding sequence ATGAAAATCGGCGTGATCTCGAAGAAGGCGGCGTACTGGTCGACGAAGGCGCTCCTCGCGGCGATCCGTGACGCCGGCCACGAGGCCACCTATGTGAAGACGGACGAAGTCCGCTTGATCGTCGCGGGCGAGGACGACGCGACGTACAACGGGGCGTCGCTCCGACGACAGGACGTCCTCATCCCTAGGATCGGGCGATCGATGACCGATTTCGGCAAGATGCTCCTCCGGCAGCTCGAGCTCATGGGCGTCCGCACGACACTCGCGAGCGACGGCCTCATCACCGCGCGGAACAAGTTCCTCGCACTCCAGTCGTTGCGGCAGGCGGACATCCCGATACCCCGCAGCATCCTCCTCGCCTCCCGGCCGAACCTGATGGAGGCCGCGCAACTCGTCCATTATCCCGCGATCCTGAAGATCCTGTCCGGGACCCAAGGGATCGGGGTGATGCGGGTCAAGAGCATCGAGGAGACCGCTTCGATTGTCGACACGTTGAAGTTTTTCGGCGAGGTCATGTGCCTCCAGGAATACATCCCGAATCCGGGCGTGGACATCCGCGCCCTCGTCGTCGGAGACCGCGTCGTGGGGTCGATGAAGCGGGTCGCGCCACACTACGAGTGGCGGGCGAACATCCACCTTGGCGCGAAAGGCATCGCGATGGACCTCGACGACCGCGCGAAGGAGGTCGCCGTGAGGGCGTCGAAGGCAGTCGGCCTCGAGATCAGCGGCGTCGACATGATCTTCCGCGGCGATACGCCGTACGTCCTCGAGGTGAACGCGTCTCCGGGTTTCCGAGGACTCCTCGAGGCCACCGGGATCAACGCGGCGGAGGCGATGGTCGAGTACGCCGTCGGGAAGGCGAAAGCCGGGTCGCCGAAACGTCCTTGA
- a CDS encoding aldo/keto reductase, producing MDYVTLGRGGPKVSVIGVGMWQAGGKAWGADVRDEDCRKAMEHAVELGINLVDTAEAYGDGHSESVMAQAIRNVGRDNVFLATKVAGWHLHPDDVKRACAASLKRLGVREIDLYQVHWPDPWSQVPLRETMKTLEALRRWGKIRHIGVSNFGVRDLEEARAALSRDDIVSDQVRYNMLQREVEAEVLPYCEREGIGVLAWSPIGKGVLSGKYHRGKRPKDRVRADEELFKPANLRAAAPLVQELRKIGKAHRKTPAQVALAWLRRHRHVIPIPGVKRSSQAEENAGGAGWSLDSREIRGLAGILRRLRIDTF from the coding sequence ATGGACTACGTCACTTTGGGACGAGGCGGTCCGAAGGTCTCCGTGATCGGGGTGGGGATGTGGCAGGCGGGCGGCAAGGCGTGGGGCGCCGACGTCCGAGACGAGGACTGCCGCAAGGCGATGGAGCACGCGGTCGAACTGGGGATCAACCTCGTCGACACCGCGGAGGCGTACGGCGACGGGCACTCGGAGAGCGTCATGGCCCAGGCGATCCGAAACGTCGGCCGCGACAACGTCTTCCTCGCGACGAAGGTCGCGGGATGGCACCTCCATCCCGACGACGTCAAGAGGGCGTGCGCGGCAAGCCTGAAGCGGCTCGGCGTGCGGGAGATCGATCTGTACCAGGTGCACTGGCCGGATCCCTGGAGTCAGGTGCCGCTGCGGGAGACGATGAAGACGCTCGAGGCGTTGCGCCGCTGGGGCAAGATCCGCCACATCGGCGTGAGCAACTTCGGCGTGCGAGACCTGGAGGAAGCACGGGCCGCCCTTTCGAGAGACGACATCGTCTCGGACCAGGTGCGGTACAACATGCTGCAGCGAGAGGTCGAGGCGGAGGTCTTGCCGTACTGCGAGCGGGAGGGGATCGGCGTCCTCGCGTGGAGCCCGATCGGGAAAGGCGTCCTCTCCGGCAAGTACCACCGCGGGAAGCGGCCCAAGGACCGCGTCCGAGCCGACGAGGAACTGTTCAAGCCCGCGAACCTGCGCGCCGCGGCGCCCCTGGTCCAGGAGCTCCGGAAGATCGGGAAGGCCCATCGCAAGACGCCGGCGCAGGTGGCGCTGGCGTGGCTCCGCCGGCATCGACATGTGATCCCGATCCCCGGCGTGAAGCGGTCCTCGCAGGCGGAAGAGAACGCGGGAGGCGCAGGCTGGTCTTTGGACTCCCGCGAAATCCGGGGGCTGGCCGGGATCCTGCGGCGATTGAGGATCGACACCTTCTAG